One segment of Nitrospirota bacterium DNA contains the following:
- a CDS encoding YgiT-type zinc finger protein: protein MDKQLSTPEKERKKVMSKERICPECKGIIKPGKTELVYELSGIKITIKNVSADVCSKCGQSFISGRVAEDVNRLVNRVIEDINSFIKTQPHPGERRKEVAIAV, encoded by the coding sequence ATGGATAAACAATTATCAACGCCGGAGAAAGAGAGGAAAAAAGTAATGTCTAAAGAAAGAATTTGCCCGGAGTGTAAAGGCATTATAAAACCAGGCAAAACAGAATTAGTTTATGAATTGTCAGGTATCAAGATAACCATTAAGAATGTTTCTGCTGATGTCTGCTCTAAATGTGGTCAATCCTTTATTTCCGGACGTGTGGCGGAGGATGTCAATCGTTTGGTCAATAGAGTGATTGAAGATATTAACAGTTTTATTAAAACCCAGCCTCATCCTGGAGAAAGACGTAAAGAGGTTGCAATTGCCGTTTAG